The Ignavibacteriales bacterium sequence TTTCTAATGATGGAAAAATTACTAGATTAAAAGATGGCGGAATTATTCTCGGTTGTCTTCCAAACTATCCATATTCCGAAGGTGAAATTGAGTTCAAGAACGGCGATCTGTTATTCATCTTCACGGACGGAATTACTGAAGCAATGAATTTTCAAAAAGATGAATATGGCGAAGAAAAATTAATTGAAGAATTATCAATTATAAAAGATAATTCATGTGAAGAGATTGCTCAAAAGATTTTAACTAGTGTTAAATCTCACATCAAAGATGAACCACAATCTGATGATATGACATTACTGATTATAAAAAAAATTAGTCATTTATAATGGAGGCTTGTTATGAAAATAAATGTTGTTGAAAAATATACTGCGGCGGTCATCGAATTAAAAGGAGATATAACCGGCGCACCGCATAATGAGGAATTTAGCAACACTTTACGAAAACTAATTGCTGAAGAAAAGAAAAATATTGTTATTGATCTGGCAGAAACTAAATACATGAACAGCTCCGGTTTGGGAATGCTTATTGGCGGTTATACTACTGTGAAAAACTCCGGCGGCGACTTAAAACTTGCTAACGTTACTAAAAAAATAGAAAGTTTATTGGTGATTACTAAACTGAGTACAATATTCGAAAACTATGCAAGTGTTGATGAAGCTGTAAAAAGTTTTAGTTAAAAGTCATTGTAGATTTATATCGTTCTGATTCTTCCTTTTAATTAGGAGTGAAGATATGATCGGTAAAACAATTTCACACTACAAGATTTTAGAAAAACTCGGCGAAGGAGGGATGGGTGTTGTCTATAAAGCTCAGGACATTTCGCTTGATCGTATGGTGGCTCTTAAATTTTTAGCTCATCATCTTATTGCCAATGAATCCGATAAAGCGCGATTTATTCATGAAGCAAAAGCAGCTGCAATTCTAAACCATCCCAACATTTGCACAATTCACGGTATTGAAGAAGATGAAGGCGAAACATTTATTGTAATGGAATTTATTGATGGAAGAACACTTAAAGAAGTTATACCGACACTCACTTACAAGCAGTCACTCGATATCGCGATCCAAATTGCAAAAGGATTAAGCACAGCGCACGAACATGGAATAATCCATCGGGATATCAAACCGGAAAATATAATGGTGAGAAGAGATGGAATAGTTGTGATAATGGATTTTGGATTAGCAAAGCTTAGAGGTGCTTCAAAACTAACGCAGGCAGGATTAACAGCCGGAACTGCGGGATACATGGCGCCGGAACAAATATTAGGACATGAGTCCGATCACAAAGCAGATATATTTTCTCTTGGAGTAGTCCTTTATGAATTAATGTCCGGACAATTGCCATTCAAAGGAATGCACTCTTCAGCATTGATGTATGAAATAGTGAATGTGGAAGCTCCCTCTGTATCAACAATAAAACCGGAAATAAACACTGAACTCGATTTACTAATACAAGAATGTTTGGTTAAAGAGCCTAACGACAGAATTCAATCGGTAGCGGAAGTAAGAAGAAAGCTGGAGTCAATCTCCGCCTCTAGCAAAAAAACAAAAACAAAAACCGGTCATCAAAAAGTTATAACTTCAAGAAAGAGTGAAGAATCTAAAAGATATAAAGCTGATTATAACAAAATAAAACAAAGAGCAGTGATATTACTTGGACTATTTGGGTTTTTTACAATATGCACACTGATTTTGCTTTACCTTATCCTGTCACAGCCGGAACCGCTCGATCTATCAAAATATAAATACACACCATTGGCAACAGACCCTGAGCCCGAAGGTAGTCCTGCATGGTCTCGTGATGGGAAAAGTATTGCATATACAAAAGTTGTTAACGGATATTCACAAATATTTGTAAGGAATCTCTCTAAACCGATTCCTTATCAAATAACAAATCTTGATAAGAAAAGTGCTTCATCTCCATTTTGGTCCCCTAACGGAAATTTGATTTACTTTATTTCAACTGAAAAATTATACTCTGTAGGTCTTGCCGGAGGTGAGCCCAAAAAAATTATTGAATCAGTTTCTGCCGCAACTATTTCACCCGATTCCAAAACAATTGCTTACTGGAGTTGGGATGTGGTAAAAAGTAAAGATGCAAACAAACCCGATAAATATTCTGCATCTGTCTACATTACTCCCGCAAATGGAGGAGAACGCCGGAAATATATGCCTGCTCCATTTGAAGTTTCTGGAGGATATGTTCCAAAATATATTAACTTCTCGCCTGATGGAAAAAAAAATGGATTATCGACTTATAGTCAGGATGCTAAAGATGTTGGATTCTGGATTTTACCCTGGCCCGATGGAAATGATGTAAAACCATTTAAAATATTCCATAACAATAAAGATTTTACCCCTCAACCATTTTCATGGATGCCTGACTCGCGAAATTTAGTTTCTTCTTCATATAGAGGAAACGGTCTATTTATTGGAGATACTGAAACAAATGAAATAAAAAACATTACAAAAGAAATACCTGGAGGAAATTATTCTTGTGATGTTTCGCCGGATGGAAACCGGATTGCTTTAGCAATAGGCCGTTCTGATTTTAATATCATTCGAATTCCATTAGATGGATCGGAACCAGAACTATTTATAGCTTCTTCTCGAAATGAATCATCCATTTCATACTCGGATAATGGGAATAAATCCATATACATCACTAATCGTAATGGAGAAGATGAAATCTGGTTAAGAAAAAATGAAGAAGATGTCAGGCCGCTTATAGGCAAACAAGATTTTCCTGAGGCAGAAAGATTTACAATTGCATATGCAAATCTCTCTCCAGACGGCACTCGATTAGCTTTCAGAATCCACGATAATAGCGGTTTTAGAATTTATGTTGTTTCTACTGAGGGCGGTAAACCGACTCGGTTAAATGCTGAACTAATTACATCCTGGTCCCCCGACAGTAAGTGTTTAGTAACTTTAGATCCAGGTGGTCTGGCAATTGTAAAAGTAGGTGACCCGGAAGGAAAATTTATCCTTCCTAATACTAAGGATTTCGCAGGCTGGGTGTATTGGTCTCCCGATGGAAAATGGATTTACTACCGACAGAGCGGAAGAGAAAATTTAATTCTGGTTTCAACAGATGGTAAAACGAAAAAAGTGATTCCAATTCCAGGCATTAATGTTGTCGGTTTGGTGGTCTGGCCTAAAGGAGGTTCTATTCTTTATGGAGTTACGCAGAGAAGTTTATGCTCTATTGATATCAATTGAGGTAAATGCAAAATAATAAAAGAATACAAAAATATTCGAAGTTATAGTACTAGGTGGAATGCTTCCTTATTTGCTTGTTTAACTCCTGACGGCAAAAACATAGTAACAACAGCCTATGATTATAAATCTGATATCTGGATACTTGAAGGATTTCCACAGAAATAAAATTTTGTGAGGATTGAGTGGTTGGTAAAATAATTTCACACTATAAGATTTTAGAAAAACTCGGTGAAGGCGGGATGGGTGTTGTCTACAAGGCAGAAGACACCAAGCTCAAACGCATTGTAGCCTTAAAGTTCTTACCTCATCACCTATCAATTTCTAATGAAGATAATGCGCGCTTACTAAATGAAGCGCAGATGACCGCAAAATTAAATCACCCGCACATCTGTACTATTTATGATATTGAAGAAGCGGATGAAGAAAAATTTATTGTGATGGAATTTGTTGACGGTGTAACGCTCAGAACGAAAATGAAAGAAACTGTTTTGAGATTCGAAGAAGCTATAAACTACGCAACACAAATAGGAGAGGCATTAGAAGAAGCACATGCGCAGGGAATTATCCACCGGGATATCAAACCTGATAACATAATGATCAACAGCAAGAACCAAATAAAGGTAATGGATTTTGGAATTGCTAAGCTGAAAGAAGGATTAGGCGTTACACGAACGATGAGCACTTCCGGTACACTCTCATATATGGCTCCTGAACAATTATCAAATTCAGCAATTGATGGTAGAGTGGATATATTTTCTTTAGGCATTCTTCTTTATGAAATGCTATCGAGCAAACTGCCATTCAGGGGAGATCATCAGGCGGCAATGATCTACTCGATACTAAATGAGGAACCGGAGCCGATAAATAAATATTTATCAGAAGTTCCGTCGGAAATGCTTCATGTGCTTAACCGCGCGTTGGAAAAAGATCCTGAAGACCGGTATCAGAACGTTCATGATATGGTAATTGATCTAAGAAGGCTGAAAAAACAAACGGGCGGAGTTACACACCATACTACAACCCATGAACATTTTGAGAATATAACTGAACCAACTACAAAATCATTTGGATTTTTACGCAGCAAATCCAAAAAACAATTAGCGGTTATTTTGTTATTTGTTCTTTTAATTGTTTGTGCAGTTGTTGCTGTCTTATTTATTTCACGCGGACCACAATTAAATCCCGATATGAAATCACAAGTAATAACTCTACCATTTCAAAGTGTCAGGTATGCAACAATGTCGAAAGATGGAAACTGGGTGGTATTTCCTGCTGCTGATGATAAAGGAAAATTTGATATTTACATGATGAACCTTTCTCAAGGTCAACCGAGAAAAGTTACAAATGATTTCAGTGTTAGTATTCCTAATGCAACGATTTCCCCTGATGCAAATACAATTTTATTTACACGTTATAATTATAATACAAATCTTAATGAAATTATTAGCGTTTCCTCATCAGGCGGTTCCGAGAGAGTTATATTGGAAAATGCAACTGTCGCAGATTGGCGAACAGATGGTCAACGAATTCTATTTTTAATCAGAAAGTTGATAACATATAACCGGAGGGTTTTAGAATGCTGGAGTTCCAAACCAGATGGATTAGATCGCCGATTTGAATTTGCCGACACCTTTGCAAACAGAATTGGTTACCGCAATGCATTCAATTATTCATCTGATGGGAGATCAATTGTCTGGACAAAAAATTTTAAAGAGGGGTATTGCGAATTAATGATTCGGGATTTAGAAAAAGGAACGGATCGTCAACTAACCTTCGATAAAAAATTTGCCGATGACCCAATATGGGCTCCAAATGATCAAATCATCTATTCATCAAACAGAAATGGAAATATCAATTTATGGATAATTTCTGCTTCCGGTGGAGAAGCTGCACAACTAACACGGGGAAGCGGCCATGACATGAGAATGGGTATTACTAGTGACGGAAAAAGATTATTGTACTCGGAGATTCATGAAAATATTGGTCAGATCAAACTTGGGAATTTAAATAATGGCAGTATACAGCAGCTAACTTTTGACGACCGTGCACGGGCGAATCCGTCATTTTCGCCCGATGGGAAAGAGATTGTATTTATTGCTCAAGAACTGGATGACATTAGCTACATCCGCAATATATATGTAATGAATAAAGACGGAAGTAATGTGCGTAAATTGACGGATGATGTTTCTTTCAAAAATTATCCAACTTGGTCTGCAGATAAAAAATGGATAATATATGCTGCCCGTCCGACAAATGAGCCCTTAGATTCAATGAGAGTATATTTAATTCAAGCAGATAAACCAGGTCCGCCAAGAATGGTGGGATATGGATTCGGGCCTCTTTGGTTTAACGAGAAAGAGTTTACATTTGTTAAATTATCACTAACAACATATAAGGGTTCAGTTGATTCTAAAGAAGTTCAAAGATTTTCAGAAGATTCTATTGTTGTAAGACCTATTTTAAATGGGAAATATGTATCAATTGGTGATAACCGCACCGCACAAAAAAGATTATATACAAACTCAATGACTTCTTACAAATTATCAGGTATAAAAAATGCAAAACCACTTTATCTTTTTAGAGATCTTATTTATTCTTTTATTGCTTCAACCACCGAATTCTATTATAGGCGCAAAGGGTCAGAAAATGAATTACGAAAAATCACTTTTCCTGACCTAAGCGATTTACAAGTGAATTTTGATTTTAATGGTTTAGCACCAACTTACGATTTTAATTTAAGCAACGACGGAAAAGAGATTGTCTATGTTCAAAGTTACTGGAAAGTAAAGTATATTATTTTAGATAACATTTTTAAATGAGTATGATCGGTAAAACAATTTCACATTACAGAATCACAGAAAAATTAGGCGGCGGGGGAATGGGAGTAGTTTATAAAGCCGAAGATATTAAACTTCACAGAACAGTCGCATTAAAATTTTTACCTCCGGAATTAACCCGAAACGAAGATGCTAAAAAAAGATTTTTTCAAGAAGCTCAAGCCGCATCTTCTCTCCAGCACAATAATGTTTGTACAATTCATGATATAGATGAAACGGAAGATGGGCAAATATTCATCTGCATGGCATGTTATGAAGGCGAAACACTTAGACAGAAAATTGTGAATGGAAAATTGCGAATTGAAGAAATAATTGATTATTCAAAACAAATTGCTGAAGGTTTGCAAAAAGCGCATGAGAATGGAATCATCCATAGAGATATAAAACCGGAAAATATTTTCATTACTAAAGACGGCGTCATAAAAATTTTGGATTTTGGTCTTGCAAAATTGTCTGCTTCCACGATGGTAACAAAAATCAATGAGACAGTTGGAACAGCTTCATATATGTCGCCCGAACAGGCAAGCGGTACTCAAGTTGATCACCGCACGGACATCTGGGCTCTTGGTGTCATTCTTTTCGAAATACTGACAGGCGGACTTCCTTTCAAAAGTGATTATGAACAAGCTATGATTTACTCAATTTTACATGAGCATCCGTCACAAAATTTATATTCGCAGAAAAATGTTCCGGGGTATTTAATTAATTTGTGTTATAGCATGCTTTCAAAAAATCCGGAAAATCGTCCTCACGATATGAAGGAAGTTATAAAATCACTTACTATGTTTGAACCCACTCTGCGCAAAAATCTGAATGTCATTTCATTAAGATCATTTAGAAAACACAAAAATAAAATCTTAGCGTCGTTGGCATTTATTTCACTATTAATCATAGGAATATGGTATACATCTAAAACGCCTGTGACAGTTGATTCAATAAGTAAAACAGCTATCGCAGTGGATCCGACAAAAAATTCTCAAATAAATCTATGCGTCATTCCATTACTGAACAACGATGAACAAGATAATAGTATTAAAGATTGGCCCAAGAGAATCCAATCTATAGTTGCGAATTATTTGGTAGCACTTGGGATTTATGATCCGTATAGCTTGAATGGTTTATTGGAAAGTACTTTCGGTTCGTCTAATCCTACACGAACACCGAACTTATATAAACTTATATCAGGAACATCAAATTACTTAGTTGACGGTCAAATATCTAAAGAAAACGTTGGTTACCGAATAGAGTTGAGGTTAATGAATCCTGCGGATCGCAAAAGTCTCCATTCATTTAATTCTAATGTAAAAGAGCAGAAAGATCTTATCGCTACGGTTTCAAGTCTTTCAAAAGATATTTATAATTTTTTTATACTGTACGTTTTGCAGTCTACCGAGAAAAAAATAATTGAGCCGTGGATTCAACATGGGACAGAAAATTTAGAAGCGCACGGTGAATTCATGAAAGCGTATAAAATGATTTATGATATGCAGCCCGGCAGTGAAATACATCTTAGAAAAGCAATTGCTCTCGATTCAACCTTCATTTCGCCGAGGATTTGGTTGATACCGACATTGTCTGATAAAAATGATCTCAAGGAGATACGGAAACAATTAAATGCGCTTAAAAAACTTGAAGCGACCGCGGATCCATTTGACCGTGCAATGATTGAGTGGGCTGGAGCTTTTGTTAAACATGACCTTGAAAAACAGGTTCAGTCATTATCAAAAGCTTTAACTTATTCAGAAAATAATAATATTTTATTGATTAATCTGGCAGATGATAGATACTATCTGAACGATTTGTCTGGCGCACTCGATGCTATTAATAAGATTCTGAAATCAAAATGGAACTACCCTCCGTTGTACCCTCTTTACGCTAAATGTTTTATTAGACAGAATAATCTTTCTGAAGCCAAACGCGTTCTTAAAGAATCACTCGATCTGAAAGTTGTAGACTCGGAAGTATATCTTTTGCTTTCATCTTTAGCTTCAATTGAAAATAACAGCACAGAATCTTCCAAATTCGAAAATGAATATGATAGAAAAATCCGTGAATCAGGAGCGAGCACTGCTTCCAGTGTATCAGTATTATCCGAGCATGGTGAAATGTTTTTGAGTATTAAAAAATATGATCGCGCAGAATGGCTCTACCGTAAAGCAAATTCATTAGTCCCTAAAAATTCTGATGTCCAATTCGGTTTAATAAATATCCTTATTGTTAGGAATAAACTTTCAGAAGCTGAATTGGAAATAAGTAAAGTTCTTCCCGCTAACCATAAGAATTCTCGCTTTTATAAATTAATGAGTGAATTTTATCGAAAGTCGGGCAAGAAATTAAAAGCAGTTGAAAGTCTTAATACTGCATTGTTATTCAGTCGCTCGGATGAAGAGAGTAAATATCTACGGCAAAAAATTGATTCATTAAAAAAATTGCCGGATTAATAACAAATTAAATATCGGAGGAAAAAATGCTACAGAATCTTACTTACTTTGATGTTCTTAAAAAAGCTTATTATGACGATGATTTTTGGCATATGCTGATTGCAAAACCAGCCCATGCTCTTGACAAATATGGAATCTCTTTAAATGTAGATGATGAAGAAAAACTTTTCTCTGCTTTGAAGGACTTCTCGCTTGTCCTAGCTTTTGATAGGTATAGGAGACCCAAGCTTAAAATACCACCGACGGATAATATTACGGGATGGGATTGTAAAGTTCCGTGGGGTCAAACATAATTGACCTTGGTGAAAATTACTCGGCTAATATTAAAAATAAGCAGGAGAAGTTATGGCAACAATCCTTCAAGTGCTGAATAGGGCGCTCAAAGATGAAAAATTTTGGGACCAGCTTTTAGTAGATTCGAAAAAAGCGCTCGACTCTGCGAATTTTAAATTGTCTCAAGAAGATCTTATTTATTTAATGGACCGCATTCATGATCCGGTCACTGTTGTGAAGTTTGAAAGACGCAGACATGAATCACCGGCACCGAAAGAGGTATTAGTAAATCGTAAAATGAGTAAAATTTCCAAATCTGAAACAGCTGAGAATGAGTTTCTTGACAGTGAAGAAATAAGAGTTCCTTGGAGCTGAAGCAATTTGAAAATGTAAAAAATTTCGCGTGCACACTAAGATGTAAAAGATGCTGAATGTTTTCGTTTAATACTCGTCTAGAGAAAAAAGCCGGTTTGTGGCCTAAAGAGCAAACTGAACTGCTGAATGATTATTTAAAATCATCAAACGTTTATTTGCTGCGGAATAGTATTACGCACAAACTAAAAGAATTACCTTATTGGATCTCTCTCCCTTGCTGGATACACTATAAATGGAAAACGGAGAATCTCTTACGTGTGCAATATTCTCTTGAGGATCTACTCTGGGCTCAATTTTGCGTTTACCTTAGCATTAAAATCGGCGATGACGAACTGGATGGTCAGACTAATATTACCTCTTCCGGATCCATTTCTAAATTATTATTAACCGAAGCCGAATTTACACTTTCAAATTATTTTGCCCCATCGGCAAATTTTTGGAAATACTATCATGATTATCTCATTGAGACTAATTCAGCAATTAGCAGTGTAAATGAACTGCAGCATAATTGGTCTTTAGAAACCGATCAGTTGGAAAAAGAATATTATTTGCTTTCTTCAGCTTTGAAGATCGCTACTCTTGCAATATTTTCAGTTAACAAAAAGCAAGATGAATTTGAGCCTGCGGATAATTATCTAGACGAGATGTCAACCGGGGGACAAATACTTGATGATTTTTTAGATTATGAAGAAGATTTACATTCCGGTAAATTGAATTATGCAGCGCGAATATTGCTGAGTGGTTTTCACGAAAATTTTTCGCAAGTAAAAATATTAGAAAAAATCATTGAGTCGATAATTCGTACAAACAACCATAAAATTATTTTTGATCTCGTCCGGTCTCATTATAATAAAGCCCACGATGCTGCTATGGTCTACCATTTGGTAAAAGAAGATAAATATCATTCTGTAGAATTAATGCGCTTGAACAAACATCAAAATAAAATTCATCATGATAGAGTTCGTTTAGTTCTCGGAGATCTAATGTGATTCTGTTCTGAGTTCTACGCGTCTTAAAATGTAAACGAGTGTTGCAGCTTCTGAAAAGTCGATTATTCCTTAGTGCATCTAAGATCAGCAAAGTCCTCACGCTGAAGAGGACTTTGCTGAAAATATGGAAACAGCTACTTCATTAATATAAATTTTTTGGTTGCGGTAAAAGAACCGGCGGTTAATTGATAGAAATAAACACCGGAAGGTAATTGATAATTTTGAATTGAGAATGTCGAATTATAGCTGCCGGCAGATTTAAACTCATCGACAAGTGTAGCGACTTCTTCTCCAAGTAAATCGAATACTTTTAAAGTAACATTACTTCCAACCGGTATCTGATAACTGATGTTAGTACTTGGATTGAATGGGTTTGGATAATTTTGTCCGAGAGAATAACCAGTAGGAATAGCCGTACTTTCTTCAACAAAAGTAACATTATCGGATGTTAAAATATAGTAGCTGGCAATCTGACTATTAGAAAAAGTAATTGTGTTTGTAGAGTGATTAATTACAGCGTTGATAATTGTTGTCCATTGATTAGTCTGGTTGTTCCAGTATTTTACTCTCAAACTGTTTTTATCAATGTGGTAAGCTTGTATTTGTTTATCGTCGAAATGGAATTGAATATTTCCGTTAGCGCCAAAGTTCATCATTCCGCCACATCCGCCATTCTGCATCATTCCATTGGAACCGTTTGAATTGAATATGCCCATTTCGTAACCCTTAAATATATTCTGTCCTTTACCGTTCGGCATATTGTAAGGATTCAGTTCAAGCATTCGCGCAAACATGGAATCCGACATCATCCCGCCCATATTCCAACCGCTGCCCATCATCATAAAATCTTTATCATCAAATGGATTTGTGACTTTATCATTGGAATTATTTTTGCGCATCCAACCACCGCCGAAATTATTTCCTATTAAAACCGGATCTCTCCACACTTTGCCGTTTATTTGATAAACTATAACAACGCTTAAACCATTTGTCGCTTGCAATTTTCCGCCAACGATTGTTACGTTATCTCCGTTGTTAGGTCTCGTTGCACCGGTGCTCGATTCATACCACCATGGACCGAAGTTCAAAAAGTAATCCGGCTCTCCATCATTATTCTCATCTAAATAGTAGTGATCCATAAAATAAGTTGTATCTACCAATACTCTTCCGGATAAAGTTACATCTTGCGGTTTGGTTCCGCTTGCGCCAAAAGCATAACCGCTGCAATTACCAGCATGCTGCCCCATCATGTGTGTATTGTTTCCAAAGTCATTCCACATCGGGTCGAATGGATCTCGCCACAATAATCCATCAATTTTATAAACAATAATCATGGGAAGTCCATTCATATTCAATGAAGTGTTCATCTGACCGCCGATGATAGTTATTTGATCTCCCGTTTTTGGTCTTACTGCTGTAGAATTATCCGGTGTATACCAGATGGGACCAAAGTTAAGATAGCAGTCATTTGTGTTATCACCGTTTATATCGAGATAGTAAATTGGCATTGGAAGAGATGTATCTACGGTTACTTTACCCGAGAGAGTGATCTGTGCTAATGTATCTGGAAACATAAATCCCATTCCGCCGCTTCTCATTCCTTGCGCAGAAAGAGATATGACTGACAGAAACATGAACAGTAAAAATATATTTATATTTTTTTTCATCTTATATCCTAATTATTATTTCGTATTAAATACTTACTCTTATTTATAATTATCATTTCAACCAGAACCGTTAAGAAATATCAAAATATCACGACAATTTTTTTAGAAAGCTGTTTGTAAAGTTATCTAAAGTACTCCATGTTAGATAACTAATAATGAAATTAGGTTCCCCTAGAATCAATATTCTTTTAATAATACTTGGTTATCCCATCGCCGTTTTTCGGTAGTTGTAAACAATAGCCGAGCGTCAACGTCGTCCACGCTCACGAAGCCATATCCCAATACGAGTTATTAACATGCCGACAATCCCACCGAAAATCATAGTTACACCAAGAGTATCGTGCCAGTCGCCCATCGGAGTCATTAAAAGCATTGAACCTCCAACCACTAAAGCCGCGAAAGCGATTGCGCCAGTTAATCTTCCAAGATTGTGACTTAGTCGACTTCCCAAAGCCTCGAGAGACGGTGCTTGCACACGACCAAGATTACCATCTGCGATATGCCGGAGGATACGGCGTGTATCGCTAGGGGCGTCATTTATTAAGCGCTCCATTTCACGGGCAAACTTTGTTGTCTTTTCCTTTATCCTTGCAAGTGAAAAATGTTTCGCAGTCAGACGTGATATCTCAACGCGAAATGATTTCATATAATTATGTTGAGGTGCGAGTTCGCTCATTAGAGATTCCAGAAGAACGAACGCACGAGTCAGTAAGAAAAACTCACTTGGATTATGAACACCATTTCGGCTGCCGGCATTCAGTAATGACTCAAATGCATCGCCGATTGAAATATCTTCCGGACCGTTCTTGTGCATTTCATAAAGCGTAGCTTTTATATCGACTAACAATGCTGCCTGGTTGACTTCCTCACTTGCAGGTGCCATCTCGAGATATGCCTCTGTTGCAGCACGCGCATCGCTTTTGACAACAGATTCGAGCAGGAGTATCAAGGACTCACGCATTGATTCATCAAGATCGCCGGTCATTCCGAAATCGAGAAGAGAGAGCCGCCCGTCCGGAAGAACAAAGACATTGCCCGGATGCGGATCGGCATGAAACAAGCCTTCTTCGAAGATCGATTGCAGCATCAGTTTTACCAATGTATTAATCACCCGAGGCATTGCTTTCGGATTCGACTTTGCATAAAGGTCCACCCTTTGGCCGGCGGAATAATCCATTGTAAGAACAGTTTTCCTCGAATACTCAGCAACGACATCAGGAATCCAAAGACCTTTAACATCTGCTAAGGCGGTGCGAAGTAGTACTATTGAACGCGATTCAATGCTGAAGTCGATTTCCTTATTCAGACTATTTGCAAATTCATGTACCACAACAGGGAGATCAAGTGCACGTAAACGCGGGAAGAATTTTTCTCCCAGATTTACAAGGTACTTCATTGCTGCAATATCTCTTGAGATTATTTGTTTAAGGTCGGGTCGTTGAACTTTCACTGCCACGTGTCGACCGGTGTGCATTGTGGCTTCATGGACTTGCGCAATTGAT is a genomic window containing:
- a CDS encoding protein kinase, whose product is MIGKTISHYKILEKLGEGGMGVVYKAQDISLDRMVALKFLAHHLIANESDKARFIHEAKAAAILNHPNICTIHGIEEDEGETFIVMEFIDGRTLKEVIPTLTYKQSLDIAIQIAKGLSTAHEHGIIHRDIKPENIMVRRDGIVVIMDFGLAKLRGASKLTQAGLTAGTAGYMAPEQILGHESDHKADIFSLGVVLYELMSGQLPFKGMHSSALMYEIVNVEAPSVSTIKPEINTELDLLIQECLVKEPNDRIQSVAEVRRKLESISASSKKTKTKTGHQKVITSRKSEESKRYKADYNKIKQRAVILLGLFGFFTICTLILLYLILSQPEPLDLSKYKYTPLATDPEPEGSPAWSRDGKSIAYTKVVNGYSQIFVRNLSKPIPYQITNLDKKSASSPFWSPNGNLIYFISTEKLYSVGLAGGEPKKIIESVSAATISPDSKTIAYWSWDVVKSKDANKPDKYSASVYITPANGGERRKYMPAPFEVSGGYVPKYINFSPDGKKNGLSTYSQDAKDVGFWILPWPDGNDVKPFKIFHNNKDFTPQPFSWMPDSRNLVSSSYRGNGLFIGDTETNEIKNITKEIPGGNYSCDVSPDGNRIALAIGRSDFNIIRIPLDGSEPELFIASSRNESSISYSDNGNKSIYITNRNGEDEIWLRKNEEDVRPLIGKQDFPEAERFTIAYANLSPDGTRLAFRIHDNSGFRIYVVSTEGGKPTRLNAELITSWSPDSKCLVTLDPGGLAIVKVGDPEGKFILPNTKDFAGWVYWSPDGKWIYYRQSGRENLILVSTDGKTKKVIPIPGINVVGLVVWPKGGSILYGVTQRSLCSIDIN
- a CDS encoding STAS domain-containing protein, with the protein product MKINVVEKYTAAVIELKGDITGAPHNEEFSNTLRKLIAEEKKNIVIDLAETKYMNSSGLGMLIGGYTTVKNSGGDLKLANVTKKIESLLVITKLSTIFENYASVDEAVKSFS
- a CDS encoding protein kinase produces the protein MIGKTISHYRITEKLGGGGMGVVYKAEDIKLHRTVALKFLPPELTRNEDAKKRFFQEAQAASSLQHNNVCTIHDIDETEDGQIFICMACYEGETLRQKIVNGKLRIEEIIDYSKQIAEGLQKAHENGIIHRDIKPENIFITKDGVIKILDFGLAKLSASTMVTKINETVGTASYMSPEQASGTQVDHRTDIWALGVILFEILTGGLPFKSDYEQAMIYSILHEHPSQNLYSQKNVPGYLINLCYSMLSKNPENRPHDMKEVIKSLTMFEPTLRKNLNVISLRSFRKHKNKILASLAFISLLIIGIWYTSKTPVTVDSISKTAIAVDPTKNSQINLCVIPLLNNDEQDNSIKDWPKRIQSIVANYLVALGIYDPYSLNGLLESTFGSSNPTRTPNLYKLISGTSNYLVDGQISKENVGYRIELRLMNPADRKSLHSFNSNVKEQKDLIATVSSLSKDIYNFFILYVLQSTEKKIIEPWIQHGTENLEAHGEFMKAYKMIYDMQPGSEIHLRKAIALDSTFISPRIWLIPTLSDKNDLKEIRKQLNALKKLEATADPFDRAMIEWAGAFVKHDLEKQVQSLSKALTYSENNNILLINLADDRYYLNDLSGALDAINKILKSKWNYPPLYPLYAKCFIRQNNLSEAKRVLKESLDLKVVDSEVYLLLSSLASIENNSTESSKFENEYDRKIRESGASTASSVSVLSEHGEMFLSIKKYDRAEWLYRKANSLVPKNSDVQFGLINILIVRNKLSEAELEISKVLPANHKNSRFYKLMSEFYRKSGKKLKAVESLNTALLFSRSDEESKYLRQKIDSLKKLPD
- a CDS encoding protein kinase produces the protein MVGKIISHYKILEKLGEGGMGVVYKAEDTKLKRIVALKFLPHHLSISNEDNARLLNEAQMTAKLNHPHICTIYDIEEADEEKFIVMEFVDGVTLRTKMKETVLRFEEAINYATQIGEALEEAHAQGIIHRDIKPDNIMINSKNQIKVMDFGIAKLKEGLGVTRTMSTSGTLSYMAPEQLSNSAIDGRVDIFSLGILLYEMLSSKLPFRGDHQAAMIYSILNEEPEPINKYLSEVPSEMLHVLNRALEKDPEDRYQNVHDMVIDLRRLKKQTGGVTHHTTTHEHFENITEPTTKSFGFLRSKSKKQLAVILLFVLLIVCAVVAVLFISRGPQLNPDMKSQVITLPFQSVRYATMSKDGNWVVFPAADDKGKFDIYMMNLSQGQPRKVTNDFSVSIPNATISPDANTILFTRYNYNTNLNEIISVSSSGGSERVILENATVADWRTDGQRILFLIRKLITYNRRVLECWSSKPDGLDRRFEFADTFANRIGYRNAFNYSSDGRSIVWTKNFKEGYCELMIRDLEKGTDRQLTFDKKFADDPIWAPNDQIIYSSNRNGNINLWIISASGGEAAQLTRGSGHDMRMGITSDGKRLLYSEIHENIGQIKLGNLNNGSIQQLTFDDRARANPSFSPDGKEIVFIAQELDDISYIRNIYVMNKDGSNVRKLTDDVSFKNYPTWSADKKWIIYAARPTNEPLDSMRVYLIQADKPGPPRMVGYGFGPLWFNEKEFTFVKLSLTTYKGSVDSKEVQRFSEDSIVVRPILNGKYVSIGDNRTAQKRLYTNSMTSYKLSGIKNAKPLYLFRDLIYSFIASTTEFYYRRKGSENELRKITFPDLSDLQVNFDFNGLAPTYDFNLSNDGKEIVYVQSYWKVKYIILDNIFK